The Leclercia sp. S52 genome has a segment encoding these proteins:
- the lldD gene encoding FMN-dependent L-lactate dehydrogenase LldD: protein MIISAASDYRAAAQRILPPFLFHYIDGGAYSEYTLRRNVEDLSQVALRQRVLKNMSDLSLETKLFNETLSMPVALAPVGLCGMYARRGEVQAAAAADAKGIPFTLSTVSVCPIEEVAPTIKRPMWFQLYVLRDRGFMRNALERAKAAGCSTLVFTVDMPTPGARYRDAHSGMSGANAAMRRYWQAVTHPQWAWDVGLNGRPHDLGNISAYLGKPTGLEDYIGWLANNFDPSISWKDLEWIREFWDGPMVIKGILDAEDARDAVRFGADGIVVSNHGGRQLDGVLSSARALPAIADAVKGDIAILADSGIRNGLDVVRMIALGADTVLLGRAYLYALATHGQAGVANLLNLIEKEMKVAMTLTGAKSIPEISKEMLVQELSKIPAGLAPLAQGGRGVDWCSLIPSPRPSPNGRGRKRKSPLPLGEG from the coding sequence ATGATCATTTCAGCCGCCAGTGACTACCGCGCCGCCGCGCAGCGCATCCTGCCCCCGTTCCTGTTCCACTATATCGACGGCGGGGCTTACTCCGAGTACACCCTGCGCCGCAACGTGGAAGATCTCTCCCAGGTGGCCCTGCGCCAGCGCGTGCTGAAGAATATGTCCGACCTGAGCCTTGAGACGAAGCTGTTCAACGAAACGCTCTCCATGCCGGTGGCCCTCGCCCCTGTCGGCCTGTGCGGCATGTATGCCCGCCGGGGTGAAGTGCAGGCCGCAGCGGCCGCCGATGCCAAAGGCATTCCCTTTACGCTTTCCACCGTCTCGGTCTGCCCGATTGAAGAGGTCGCCCCGACCATCAAGCGTCCGATGTGGTTCCAGCTATACGTCCTGCGCGATCGCGGCTTTATGCGTAATGCCCTGGAGCGCGCCAAAGCGGCGGGCTGCTCCACCCTGGTCTTTACAGTGGATATGCCGACCCCCGGCGCACGCTATCGCGATGCGCACTCCGGGATGAGCGGTGCCAATGCGGCGATGCGCCGCTACTGGCAGGCGGTGACCCATCCCCAGTGGGCGTGGGATGTGGGGCTCAACGGTCGCCCGCACGATCTGGGGAATATCTCTGCCTATCTGGGTAAACCGACGGGGCTGGAAGACTACATTGGCTGGCTGGCGAATAACTTCGATCCGTCGATCTCGTGGAAAGACCTGGAGTGGATCCGTGAGTTCTGGGATGGCCCGATGGTGATCAAGGGGATCCTCGATGCGGAAGATGCCCGCGATGCGGTGCGTTTTGGTGCCGATGGCATTGTGGTGTCGAACCACGGCGGTCGCCAGCTGGACGGGGTACTCTCCTCTGCCCGCGCCCTGCCCGCCATTGCCGATGCGGTTAAAGGCGATATTGCGATTCTGGCAGACTCCGGGATCCGCAACGGTCTGGACGTGGTGCGTATGATTGCCCTGGGTGCTGATACCGTTCTGCTGGGCCGGGCGTATCTCTACGCCCTGGCGACCCACGGCCAGGCGGGCGTGGCGAACCTGCTCAATCTGATCGAAAAAGAGATGAAGGTGGCGATGACCCTCACCGGGGCGAAATCCATCCCTGAGATCAGCAAAGAGATGCTGGTGCAGGAGCTGAGTAAGATCCCTGCCGGGCTGGCACCGCTGGCGCAGGGGGGACGCGGCGTAGATTGGTGCAGTCTGATCCCCTCACCCCGGCCCTCTCCCAACGGGAGAGGGAGAAAAAGAAAGTCCCCTCTCCCTCTGGGAGAGGGTTAG
- the mtlR gene encoding mannitol operon repressor MtlR, whose amino-acid sequence MMQELAQVILRPEDRLSDMQAIMEQTQAFENRVLERLNAGKTVRSFLISAVELLTEAVNILVLQVFRKDDYAVKYAVEPLLDGDGPLGDLSVRLKLIYGLGVISRHEYEDAELLMALREELNHDGNEYAFTDDEILGPLGELHCVTALPPTPHFDTSDPELYAMQKQRYQQIVRSTMVLSLTELISRISLKKAFQK is encoded by the coding sequence ATGATGCAGGAACTGGCGCAGGTCATCCTGCGCCCGGAAGATAGATTGTCAGATATGCAGGCAATAATGGAACAAACCCAGGCCTTTGAAAACCGTGTGCTGGAGCGTCTGAATGCTGGCAAAACCGTTCGAAGTTTCCTGATATCCGCCGTCGAGTTATTAACCGAGGCGGTGAATATCCTGGTGCTTCAGGTGTTTCGCAAAGACGACTACGCGGTGAAATACGCAGTTGAACCGTTACTCGACGGCGACGGCCCCTTGGGCGATTTATCCGTGCGTCTGAAACTGATCTATGGCCTGGGCGTTATCAGCCGTCATGAGTATGAAGATGCCGAGCTGCTGATGGCGCTGCGTGAAGAGCTGAATCACGACGGCAACGAGTATGCGTTCACCGACGACGAGATCCTCGGCCCGCTGGGCGAGCTGCACTGCGTCACCGCCCTGCCCCCGACGCCGCATTTTGATACCAGCGACCCGGAGCTGTACGCGATGCAGAAGCAGCGTTACCAGCAGATTGTCCGCTCTACCATGGTCCTCTCCCTGACTGAGCTGATTTCCCGAATCAGCTTAAAAAAAGCGTTTCAGAAGTAA
- the lldR gene encoding transcriptional regulator LldR produces the protein MIVMPRRLSDEIASRVRALIEEQQLEAGMKLPAERQLAAQLGVSRNSLREALATLVSEGVLLSRRGGGTFVRWQHEEWSEQAIVQPLKTLMANDPDYSFDILEARHAIEASTAWHAAMRATPADKEKLKACFEATHSSDPDIASQADVRFHLAIAEASHNVVLLQTMRGFFDLLQTSVKQSRQRMYQVPPVFAQLTEQHQAVLDAILAGDAEAARQAMMAHLGFVHTTIKRFDEDQARQARITRLPGDNDISRENKA, from the coding sequence ATGATAGTGATGCCCAGACGCCTGTCCGACGAGATTGCCTCTCGCGTACGGGCGCTGATTGAAGAACAGCAGCTGGAGGCGGGCATGAAGCTGCCCGCCGAGCGCCAGCTTGCCGCCCAGCTTGGCGTTTCGCGTAACTCGCTGCGCGAAGCCTTAGCGACCCTGGTCAGCGAAGGGGTACTGCTGAGCCGTCGCGGCGGCGGGACCTTTGTGCGCTGGCAGCATGAGGAGTGGTCAGAACAGGCGATTGTCCAGCCGCTGAAAACCCTGATGGCCAACGACCCGGACTACAGCTTCGATATTCTCGAGGCGCGTCACGCCATCGAAGCCAGCACCGCCTGGCATGCCGCCATGCGCGCCACACCGGCCGATAAAGAGAAGCTGAAGGCCTGTTTTGAGGCGACCCACAGCAGCGATCCGGATATCGCCTCGCAGGCCGACGTGCGTTTTCATCTGGCGATTGCTGAAGCCTCGCACAACGTGGTGCTGCTCCAGACCATGCGCGGGTTCTTCGATCTGCTGCAAACTTCGGTCAAGCAGAGCCGCCAGCGGATGTATCAGGTCCCCCCGGTGTTTGCGCAGCTGACCGAGCAGCACCAGGCCGTTCTGGATGCCATTCTGGCCGGGGATGCCGAAGCCGCTCGCCAGGCGATGATGGCGCATCTGGGCTTCGTGCATACCACCATTAAACGATTCGATGAAGATCAGGCCCGACAGGCGCGCATTACCCGTCTGCCTGGCGACAACGACATTTCCAGGGAGAACAAAGCATGA
- a CDS encoding glutathione S-transferase produces the protein MKLIGSYTSPFVRKISILLLEKGITFEFVNEQPYQADTGVAQYNPLGKVPALVTDDGEYWFDSPIIASYIELLDIAPAMIPREPKAALAIRQIEALADGIMDAALASVREQARPAAQQSETELLRQREKILRSLDHCEALIREGKIATDSVNLATIAIACAIGYLNFRRVSPGWCVDRPLLVKLAETLFQRESFARTEPPKA, from the coding sequence ATGAAACTCATCGGCAGTTATACCAGTCCCTTCGTGCGTAAAATCTCCATTCTCCTGCTGGAGAAAGGCATTACCTTTGAATTTGTGAATGAACAACCCTATCAGGCTGACACCGGTGTCGCGCAGTACAATCCGTTGGGGAAAGTCCCGGCGCTGGTGACCGATGACGGGGAGTACTGGTTCGACTCGCCCATCATTGCCAGCTATATCGAGCTGCTGGATATCGCCCCGGCGATGATCCCCCGTGAACCTAAAGCTGCGCTGGCTATCCGCCAAATCGAGGCGCTGGCGGACGGGATCATGGATGCGGCCCTGGCCTCGGTGCGCGAGCAGGCGCGTCCGGCGGCACAGCAGTCGGAGACCGAGCTGCTGCGTCAGCGCGAGAAAATCCTTCGCAGCCTGGATCACTGTGAAGCGCTTATCCGCGAGGGGAAAATTGCCACCGACAGCGTTAACCTGGCGACCATCGCCATTGCCTGCGCCATCGGCTATCTCAATTTCCGGCGCGTCTCGCCGGGCTGGTGCGTGGATCGCCCGCTGCTGGTCAAACTGGCGGAAACCCTGTTCCAGCGCGAAAGCTTCGCCCGCACCGAACCGCCAAAGGCTTGA
- a CDS encoding PTS mannitol transporter subunit IICBA, with protein sequence MSSDFKIKVQSFGRFLSNMVMPNIGAFIAWGIITALFIPTGWLPNETLAKLVGPMITYLLPLLIGFTGGRLVGGDRGGVVGAITTMGVIVGADMPMFLGAMIAGPLGGWAIKKFDVWVDGKIKSGFEMLVNNFSAGIIGMILAILAFLGIGPAVEVLSKILAAGVNFMVAHDMLPLASIFVEPAKILFLNNAINHGIFSPLGIQQSHDLGKSIFFLIEANPGPGMGVLLAYIFFGRGSAKQSAGGAAIIHFLGGIHEIYFPYVLMNPRLILAVILGGMTGVFTLSVLNGGLVSPASPGSILAVLAMTPKGAYFANLAAIFAAMAVSFVVSAILLKTSKVKEEDDIEAATRRMQDMKSQSKGVAATPLTAGDVSNDLSHVRKIIVACDAGMGSSAMGAGVLRKKVADAGLSQISVTNSAINSLPPDVDLVITHRDLTERAMRQVPQAQHISLTNFLDSGLYTNLTERLVAAQRHEDNEVKVRTSLQDSFDESNSHLFRLGAENIFLGRTASHKEEAIRFAGEQLVKGGYVQPEYVDAMLEREKLTPTYLGESIAVPHGTVEAKDRVLKTGVVFCQYPAGVRFGEEEDDIARLVIGIAARNNEHIQVITSLTNALDDETVIERLANTTSVEEVLALLNK encoded by the coding sequence ATGTCATCCGATTTCAAGATCAAAGTACAAAGCTTTGGTCGATTCCTTAGCAACATGGTGATGCCAAATATCGGCGCGTTTATCGCGTGGGGTATTATCACCGCGTTATTTATTCCGACAGGGTGGTTGCCTAACGAAACGCTGGCGAAACTTGTTGGCCCAATGATCACCTATCTGCTGCCGCTGCTCATCGGTTTTACCGGTGGTCGTCTGGTTGGCGGTGACCGCGGTGGCGTGGTCGGTGCGATCACCACCATGGGCGTGATCGTCGGTGCGGATATGCCGATGTTCCTCGGCGCAATGATTGCCGGCCCACTGGGCGGCTGGGCCATTAAGAAGTTCGACGTCTGGGTTGATGGCAAAATCAAATCCGGCTTCGAAATGCTGGTGAACAACTTCTCTGCCGGCATCATCGGGATGATCCTGGCCATTCTGGCGTTCCTCGGCATTGGCCCGGCAGTTGAAGTGCTCTCCAAAATTCTGGCGGCGGGCGTTAACTTCATGGTTGCCCACGACATGCTGCCGCTGGCGTCCATCTTTGTTGAACCGGCGAAAATCCTGTTCCTCAACAACGCCATCAACCACGGTATCTTCTCACCGCTGGGTATTCAGCAGTCTCACGACCTCGGCAAATCGATCTTCTTCCTGATTGAAGCTAACCCGGGTCCGGGTATGGGCGTCCTGCTGGCGTACATCTTCTTCGGACGCGGTAGCGCGAAACAGTCTGCTGGCGGTGCGGCGATCATCCACTTCCTGGGTGGTATCCACGAAATTTACTTCCCGTACGTGCTGATGAACCCACGTCTGATCCTCGCCGTTATCCTCGGCGGTATGACCGGCGTCTTCACCCTGAGCGTGCTGAACGGCGGTCTGGTTTCTCCGGCCTCTCCGGGTTCTATCCTGGCGGTACTGGCGATGACCCCGAAAGGTGCCTACTTCGCGAACCTGGCCGCTATCTTCGCTGCCATGGCCGTCTCCTTCGTGGTATCTGCCATCCTGCTGAAAACCAGCAAAGTGAAAGAAGAAGACGATATCGAAGCGGCTACCCGTCGTATGCAGGACATGAAATCCCAGTCTAAAGGTGTTGCTGCAACGCCGCTGACCGCGGGTGATGTCTCTAACGACCTGAGCCACGTACGTAAAATCATCGTTGCCTGCGACGCCGGTATGGGTTCCAGCGCCATGGGTGCGGGCGTCCTGCGTAAGAAAGTCGCTGATGCCGGTCTGTCACAGATTTCCGTAACTAACAGCGCCATTAACAGCCTGCCGCCGGATGTTGACCTGGTCATCACCCACCGCGACCTGACCGAGCGTGCGATGCGCCAGGTTCCGCAGGCGCAGCACATTTCGCTGACCAACTTCCTCGACAGCGGCCTGTACACTAACCTGACCGAACGTCTGGTGGCGGCACAGCGTCACGAAGACAACGAAGTGAAAGTGCGTACCAGCCTGCAGGACAGCTTCGACGAGAGCAACAGCCACCTGTTCCGTCTGGGTGCAGAGAACATCTTCCTTGGCCGTACCGCGAGCCACAAAGAAGAGGCGATCCGCTTTGCCGGTGAGCAGCTGGTGAAAGGCGGCTACGTGCAGCCAGAATATGTTGATGCAATGCTGGAACGTGAAAAACTGACCCCGACCTACCTGGGCGAATCCATTGCGGTGCCGCACGGTACGGTTGAAGCGAAAGATCGCGTTCTGAAAACCGGCGTGGTGTTCTGCCAGTACCCGGCAGGCGTGCGCTTCGGTGAAGAAGAGGACGATATTGCCCGTCTGGTGATTGGTATCGCGGCCCGTAACAATGAGCACATCCAGGTGATTACCAGCCTGACCAATGCTCTGGACGATGAGACCGTTATCGAACGTCTGGCAAACACCACCAGCGTTGAAGAAGTGCTGGCACTTCTTAACAAGTAA
- the mtlD gene encoding mannitol-1-phosphate 5-dehydrogenase: protein MKALHFGAGNIGRGFIGKLLADAGITLTFADVNQTVLDALNARHSYQVHVVGENEQVETVTGVNAVSSIGDEVIDLIASVDLVTTAVGPVVLERIAPAIAKGLVKRRAQGNDTPLNIIACENMVRGTTQLKGHVMAAVADEDKAWVEEHVGFVDSAVDRIVPPSASATHDPLEVTVETFSEWIVDKTQFKGALPEIAGMELTDNLMAFVERKLFTLNTGHAITAYLGKLAGHQTIRDAILDENVRAVVKGAMDESGAVLIKRYGFDADKHAAYIQKILGRFENPYLKDDVERVGRQPLRKLSAGDRLIKPLLGTLEYGLPHTSLVKGIAAAMHYRSEEDPQAQELAQLIDEQGPQAALAQVSGLDANSDVVLEAVNDYNATK from the coding sequence ATGAAAGCATTACATTTCGGCGCAGGTAATATCGGTCGTGGTTTTATCGGCAAACTGCTGGCAGACGCCGGCATTACGCTGACGTTCGCGGATGTGAATCAGACGGTACTGGATGCCCTGAATGCCCGTCATAGCTATCAGGTGCATGTGGTGGGGGAAAACGAGCAGGTCGAAACCGTGACCGGCGTGAACGCGGTCAGCAGCATTGGCGACGAGGTTATCGACCTGATAGCCAGCGTTGACCTGGTGACCACTGCGGTGGGTCCGGTGGTGCTGGAGCGTATCGCCCCGGCCATCGCCAAAGGGCTGGTAAAACGTAGGGCCCAGGGTAACGACACCCCACTGAACATCATCGCCTGTGAGAACATGGTGCGCGGCACCACCCAGCTGAAGGGCCATGTGATGGCCGCCGTGGCTGATGAAGATAAAGCCTGGGTTGAAGAACACGTGGGCTTTGTCGACTCCGCCGTGGACCGCATCGTTCCGCCATCTGCCTCCGCCACCCACGATCCGCTGGAAGTGACCGTGGAAACCTTCAGCGAGTGGATCGTCGACAAAACCCAGTTCAAAGGCGCACTGCCGGAGATCGCCGGGATGGAATTAACGGATAACCTGATGGCATTTGTCGAGCGTAAGCTCTTCACGCTGAACACCGGGCATGCTATAACCGCCTACCTCGGTAAATTAGCCGGTCATCAGACCATTCGTGACGCCATTCTCGATGAGAACGTTCGCGCCGTGGTAAAAGGTGCAATGGACGAGAGCGGCGCGGTACTGATTAAACGCTACGGTTTTGATGCCGATAAGCATGCGGCATATATTCAGAAAATCCTCGGTCGTTTTGAAAACCCGTATCTGAAAGATGACGTTGAGCGCGTGGGCCGTCAGCCGCTGCGTAAGCTGAGTGCGGGCGATCGTCTGATCAAGCCGCTGCTCGGCACGCTGGAATACGGTCTGCCGCACACCAGTCTGGTCAAAGGCATTGCCGCCGCGATGCACTACCGCAGCGAAGAAGATCCGCAGGCGCAGGAGCTGGCGCAGCTGATTGACGAGCAGGGTCCACAGGCCGCGCTGGCGCAGGTATCCGGTCTGGATGCCAATAGCGACGTGGTTCTGGAGGCGGTTAACGACTATAACGCAACCAAATGA
- a CDS encoding DUF3302 domain-containing protein, whose translation MFLNYFALGVLIFVFVVLFYGIIAIHDIPYNMAKKRNHPHADAIHTAGWISLFTLHAIWPFLWIWATLYQPERGWGMQNHIQPPDRNPDVDALAKRVAELEQKLAAVPPVADKNTSEQ comes from the coding sequence ATGTTTCTCAACTATTTTGCGCTGGGTGTGTTGATCTTTGTCTTCGTGGTTCTTTTTTACGGAATCATCGCGATTCATGACATTCCTTATAACATGGCCAAAAAGCGCAACCATCCTCATGCCGATGCGATCCATACGGCGGGGTGGATAAGCCTGTTTACGCTGCATGCCATTTGGCCGTTTCTGTGGATCTGGGCCACGCTCTACCAGCCGGAGCGCGGCTGGGGGATGCAGAACCATATTCAGCCGCCAGATCGTAACCCCGACGTTGATGCGCTGGCAAAGCGCGTCGCCGAGCTGGAACAAAAACTGGCCGCGGTGCCCCCCGTGGCTGATAAGAACACGTCGGAGCAATAA
- a CDS encoding YibL family ribosome-associated protein, with protein MKEVEKNEIKRLSDRLDLIRHQQASLSLVDAAEKYAELEKEKATLETEIERLRGVKDQKLSKEAQKLSKLPFRRAITKKEQADMGKLKKSVRGLVVVHPMTELGREMGLKEMTGFSKTEF; from the coding sequence ATGAAAGAAGTCGAAAAGAACGAAATTAAACGCCTGAGCGACCGCCTGGATCTGATCCGCCACCAGCAGGCCAGCCTCTCGCTGGTTGATGCCGCCGAGAAATACGCCGAGCTGGAAAAAGAGAAAGCGACGCTGGAAACCGAAATCGAGCGCCTGCGTGGCGTGAAAGATCAGAAGCTGAGCAAAGAAGCGCAGAAGCTGTCAAAACTGCCTTTCCGCCGTGCGATCACTAAAAAAGAACAGGCCGACATGGGCAAGCTGAAGAAAAGCGTGCGCGGCCTGGTGGTTGTCCACCCGATGACCGAGCTGGGCCGTGAAATGGGTCTGAAAGAGATGACGGGTTTCAGCAAGACTGAGTTCTGA
- the lldP gene encoding L-lactate permease, which yields MSLWQQNYDPAGNIWLSSLIASLPILFFFFALIKLKLKGYLAATYTVAIALMVALFFYKMPVDRALASVVYGFFYGLWPIAWIIIAAVFVYKISVKTGQFDIIRSSILSITPDQRLQMLIVGFSFGAFLEGAAGFGAPVAITAALLVGLGFNPLYAAGLCLIVNTAPVAFGAMGIPILVAGQVTGLDSFEIGQMVGRQLPFLTIIVLFWIMAIMDGWRGVKETWPAVMVAGGSFAIAQYLSSNFLGPELPDIISSLVSLVCLTLFLRRWQPVRIFRFADMGASQVDMTLARTRYTPGQIVRAWSPFLFLTATVTLWSVPPFKALFAPNGALYDMVVNISVPFLDKMVARMPPVVHDATPYAAVFKFDWFSATGTAILFAAILSVVWLRMKPAATVQTFAATIKELMLPIYSIGMVLAFAFISNYSGLSSTLALALAHTGHAFTFFSPFLGWLGVFLTGSDTSSNALFAALQATAAQQIGVSDVLLVAANTTGGVTGKMISPQSIAIACAAVGLVGKESDLFRFTVKHSLIFTCMVGVITTLQAYVLTWMIP from the coding sequence ATGAGCCTCTGGCAACAAAACTACGATCCGGCAGGCAATATCTGGCTATCAAGCCTGATTGCCTCGCTGCCTATCCTGTTCTTCTTCTTTGCGCTGATTAAGCTCAAGCTGAAGGGATACCTTGCCGCGACGTACACCGTTGCCATCGCCCTGATGGTGGCGCTGTTCTTCTACAAAATGCCGGTGGATCGCGCCCTGGCCTCGGTCGTTTATGGCTTCTTCTATGGCCTGTGGCCGATTGCGTGGATCATCATTGCCGCAGTCTTCGTCTATAAAATCTCGGTGAAAACCGGGCAGTTCGACATTATTCGCTCGTCGATCCTCTCCATTACCCCGGACCAGCGCCTGCAGATGCTGATCGTTGGTTTCTCCTTCGGGGCATTCCTGGAAGGGGCGGCCGGATTCGGCGCACCGGTGGCGATCACCGCCGCGCTGCTGGTCGGGCTGGGCTTTAACCCGCTGTATGCCGCCGGTCTGTGTCTGATCGTTAACACCGCGCCGGTGGCGTTTGGCGCGATGGGCATTCCGATTCTGGTTGCCGGGCAGGTCACCGGTCTGGACAGCTTTGAGATCGGCCAGATGGTTGGCCGTCAGCTGCCATTCCTGACCATTATCGTGCTGTTCTGGATCATGGCGATTATGGACGGCTGGCGCGGCGTGAAGGAGACCTGGCCTGCGGTGATGGTGGCGGGAGGTTCGTTCGCTATCGCCCAGTACCTGAGCTCCAACTTCCTCGGCCCGGAACTGCCTGACATTATCTCATCCCTGGTCTCGCTGGTCTGTCTCACGCTGTTCCTCAGACGCTGGCAGCCGGTGCGGATCTTCCGCTTTGCCGATATGGGTGCCTCCCAGGTTGATATGACCCTGGCCCGCACCCGCTACACCCCGGGACAGATTGTGCGCGCCTGGTCGCCGTTCCTGTTCCTCACCGCTACGGTAACCCTGTGGAGCGTGCCGCCGTTCAAAGCCCTGTTTGCGCCGAACGGTGCGCTGTACGACATGGTGGTCAATATCTCCGTGCCGTTCCTCGACAAGATGGTCGCCCGCATGCCGCCGGTTGTTCATGACGCCACGCCGTATGCGGCAGTGTTCAAGTTCGACTGGTTCTCCGCAACCGGCACCGCCATTCTGTTTGCCGCTATCCTTTCCGTGGTATGGCTGCGCATGAAGCCTGCAGCGACGGTACAGACGTTTGCAGCTACGATTAAAGAGCTGATGCTGCCGATCTACTCCATCGGTATGGTACTGGCCTTCGCGTTTATCTCGAACTACTCCGGCCTGTCGTCAACGCTGGCCCTGGCTCTGGCCCATACCGGCCACGCGTTTACCTTCTTCTCGCCGTTCCTCGGCTGGCTGGGAGTCTTCCTGACCGGGTCAGATACCTCGTCGAACGCCCTGTTTGCTGCCCTGCAGGCCACGGCCGCCCAGCAGATTGGCGTCTCGGACGTGCTGCTGGTCGCGGCGAACACCACCGGTGGCGTAACCGGGAAGATGATCTCGCCGCAGTCCATCGCCATCGCCTGTGCGGCAGTTGGTCTGGTGGGCAAAGAGTCGGATCTGTTCCGCTTTACCGTGAAGCACAGCCTGATATTCACCTGCATGGTGGGGGTGATCACCACCCTGCAGGCCTACGTCTTAACCTGGATGATCCCATGA
- a CDS encoding HlyD family secretion protein: MDLLIVLTYVAFAWAIFKIFRIPVNQWTLATATLGGVFLVAGLILLMNYNHPYTFTAQKAVISIPITPQVTGVVSEVTDKNNQLIKKGEVLFKIDPGRYKARVDRLQADLVTATHNIDNLKAQLSEAVANTTRVSAERDRLYKDYQRYLKGSQAKVNPFSESDIDNARQNYLAQDAMVKGSVAEQTQIQSQLDSMVNGEQSQIASLRAQLAEATYNLDQTIVRAPSDGYITQVLIRPGTYAASLPLRPVMVFIPEQKRMIVAQFRQNSLLRLKPGDEAEVVFSALPGQVFPGKLTSILPVVPGGSYQAQGSLQSLTMVPGSDGVLGTIELDPNADVDALPDGIYAQVAVYSDHFAHVSVMRKVLLRMTSWMHYLYLDH, translated from the coding sequence ATGGATCTGTTGATCGTATTGACCTATGTCGCCTTTGCCTGGGCCATCTTTAAAATATTTCGTATTCCGGTAAACCAGTGGACGCTGGCGACTGCGACCCTGGGCGGGGTATTTCTCGTGGCCGGTCTCATTTTATTAATGAACTATAACCACCCTTATACGTTTACGGCGCAGAAAGCGGTTATTTCTATTCCTATTACCCCGCAGGTCACGGGTGTCGTCAGTGAAGTCACCGATAAAAATAACCAGCTTATTAAAAAGGGCGAAGTGTTATTTAAAATCGATCCGGGCAGGTATAAAGCCCGTGTTGACAGATTACAGGCTGACCTGGTGACAGCCACGCACAATATTGACAATCTGAAGGCGCAGCTTTCAGAAGCCGTTGCCAATACCACGCGGGTGTCCGCTGAGCGTGACCGGCTGTATAAAGATTATCAGCGTTACCTGAAAGGCAGTCAGGCGAAAGTCAATCCGTTCTCTGAAAGCGATATCGATAACGCGCGCCAGAACTATCTGGCACAGGATGCCATGGTGAAAGGTTCCGTTGCTGAACAGACGCAGATTCAGAGCCAGTTAGACAGTATGGTCAACGGTGAGCAGTCGCAGATTGCCTCCCTGCGCGCCCAGTTGGCCGAAGCCACCTATAACCTGGATCAGACCATCGTCCGGGCGCCAAGCGACGGCTACATCACCCAGGTGCTGATTCGCCCGGGAACCTATGCCGCCTCGCTGCCGCTGCGTCCGGTGATGGTGTTTATTCCTGAGCAGAAACGGATGATCGTCGCCCAGTTCCGCCAGAACTCACTTCTGCGTCTGAAGCCGGGTGACGAAGCGGAAGTGGTGTTCAGCGCGCTGCCAGGCCAGGTCTTCCCTGGTAAGCTGACCAGCATTCTGCCGGTGGTGCCGGGCGGCTCCTACCAGGCACAGGGTTCGCTGCAGTCCCTGACGATGGTGCCGGGTTCTGATGGCGTGCTGGGTACCATCGAGCTGGATCCGAATGCCGACGTGGACGCGCTGCCGGACGGTATCTACGCCCAGGTGGCGGTTTACTCCGACCACTTCGCGCACGTCTCGGTGATGCGTAAAGTCCTGCTGCGTATGACCAGCTGGATGCACTACCTCTATCTCGACCATTAA